In the genome of Taurinivorans muris, one region contains:
- the bamA gene encoding outer membrane protein assembly factor BamA, which yields MNKKCINILFVLMMCFSLAGNAFAASKVLLLPFAVNAQGKNTVQASLDELFTNSLRKSGLQVVKRNIQVGDVASARAAARNTGADYALYGTYNQVGESFDLDMRFVTAKNGVSRSISKQGAHLLMLSSVVDDSVKTVNMSMRSKGGIQDIVVRGTLLIDPERIKNVLVSRIGDTADAEKLDEDIRAVWAMGYFNDVTAYVDNNDVLIVDVVEKPRINAIRVLGDDAVSEEDALGAIQTQPGKVLNEKAIINDLEIIKELYRKQGYYLVEAKYNIQPTENKKGANLIINVEAGNKLYVKEVNMIGVDEDMQDELRKVTKIRKHHMFSWFTKYGILKEEDIEGDTQQVQGYLVQSGYLDAIAARPEIFYEEDGIIVNFNISPGIRYKIGQIGFRGDLLESTDELYEKIKLDNIQKDEEYFNLTAMQDDIQTLKDLYTHYGYAFANVDVDTPLDKANGLIDVYFILQPNEKVYIRNVIIEGNHSTRDNVILRELRLADGQAYDGSKVQRSIDRLNMTSYFKEVNVDLLPTGVSGEVDMKLSVVENDTGRVGLGIGYSTYDNIGVSANIQKDNLFGKGYSVGLQGYVSSKKSSMRGYFVNPRVNDTNLGFTANIYSEDYEWSSYDRKATGTELGVFYPIGEYTRIVLNYKLEYYEMYNIQPYASSAIKSYEGNNWASVASTGIVRDTTNSSRFPTRGTKESIFVEYGGGVIGGTDDFIKVRGSYGAYLGLGKNHVLHGRISGVAVYKNGDDPIPAFERVYIGGMSTLRGYDYEDASTLDPRTQEVIGATKAVYGSVEYIWRISEEYSIAAVPFFDFATLSDETYETLFDKNFYSAGLEVRWNSPLGDLRFAYGFPLTDAYNGESLNGRFEFTMGRAF from the coding sequence ATGAACAAAAAATGTATTAATATTCTTTTTGTATTGATGATGTGTTTTTCTTTGGCAGGCAATGCTTTTGCCGCATCAAAAGTGCTTTTGCTTCCCTTTGCGGTTAATGCCCAAGGGAAAAATACCGTGCAGGCGTCCCTTGACGAACTTTTTACCAATAGTCTGCGCAAAAGCGGTTTGCAAGTCGTAAAAAGAAATATACAGGTCGGTGATGTCGCTTCAGCCCGTGCCGCAGCAAGAAACACAGGTGCGGATTATGCCCTTTACGGCACATATAACCAAGTTGGTGAAAGTTTTGATTTGGATATGCGTTTTGTGACCGCGAAAAACGGTGTGTCCCGTTCCATTTCGAAGCAGGGTGCGCATTTGCTCATGCTTTCTTCCGTGGTTGATGATTCGGTGAAGACTGTTAACATGTCCATGAGAAGCAAAGGCGGAATACAGGATATTGTCGTGCGCGGAACATTGCTTATCGACCCCGAACGTATTAAAAATGTTTTGGTTTCCCGCATAGGCGATACGGCTGACGCGGAAAAACTCGATGAGGATATCCGCGCTGTTTGGGCAATGGGATATTTTAATGATGTGACGGCATATGTTGACAATAACGATGTTTTAATTGTCGATGTCGTTGAAAAACCGCGTATCAACGCTATCCGCGTGCTCGGCGACGATGCCGTCAGTGAAGAAGATGCCCTCGGGGCGATACAAACACAGCCCGGAAAAGTGTTAAATGAAAAGGCCATAATCAATGACCTTGAAATCATTAAGGAATTGTATCGCAAACAAGGATACTACCTTGTTGAAGCAAAGTACAATATCCAGCCGACGGAAAACAAGAAAGGTGCGAACCTCATCATCAATGTTGAGGCGGGAAACAAGCTTTATGTGAAAGAAGTCAATATGATCGGCGTTGACGAAGATATGCAGGACGAACTGCGTAAAGTGACCAAAATCCGCAAGCACCATATGTTTTCATGGTTTACGAAGTACGGTATTTTAAAAGAAGAAGATATTGAGGGCGACACGCAGCAGGTTCAAGGTTATTTGGTGCAAAGCGGATATCTTGACGCGATTGCGGCACGTCCGGAAATTTTTTATGAAGAAGACGGTATTATTGTTAATTTCAATATCTCCCCTGGTATCCGTTATAAAATCGGGCAAATCGGTTTCAGGGGGGATTTGCTTGAAAGCACCGATGAGCTGTATGAAAAAATCAAGCTTGACAATATACAAAAAGATGAAGAATATTTCAATCTTACAGCAATGCAGGACGATATTCAGACCCTGAAGGATTTGTATACGCATTACGGGTACGCTTTTGCCAATGTTGACGTGGATACTCCGCTTGACAAGGCGAACGGTCTTATTGACGTTTATTTTATTTTGCAGCCGAATGAAAAAGTTTACATCAGGAATGTGATCATTGAAGGCAACCATTCAACCAGGGACAATGTCATTTTGCGCGAATTGCGTCTGGCTGACGGGCAGGCTTATGACGGCAGCAAAGTTCAGCGTTCCATCGACAGACTGAACATGACGAGCTATTTTAAAGAAGTCAATGTCGATTTGCTGCCGACAGGCGTTTCCGGTGAAGTGGACATGAAGCTTTCCGTCGTTGAAAACGATACGGGAAGGGTCGGGCTCGGTATCGGCTATTCCACCTATGACAACATCGGGGTAAGCGCAAACATTCAAAAAGACAATCTGTTCGGCAAAGGATATTCCGTCGGTTTGCAGGGGTATGTGTCCAGCAAGAAATCCTCCATGCGCGGTTATTTCGTGAACCCCCGCGTCAATGATACGAATTTGGGTTTTACCGCAAACATATACAGCGAAGATTACGAATGGTCCAGCTATGACAGGAAAGCCACCGGAACGGAGCTGGGAGTTTTTTATCCCATAGGCGAGTATACCCGCATTGTCCTGAATTATAAATTGGAATATTATGAAATGTATAATATTCAGCCTTATGCAAGCTCTGCGATCAAGTCTTATGAGGGAAATAACTGGGCGAGCGTTGCAAGTACCGGTATTGTTCGGGATACGACAAACAGTTCCCGTTTTCCGACAAGAGGCACGAAGGAAAGTATTTTTGTCGAATATGGCGGCGGGGTTATTGGCGGCACCGATGATTTTATCAAAGTTCGCGGTTCGTACGGCGCATATTTGGGACTTGGAAAAAACCATGTTCTGCATGGCAGGATTTCAGGCGTTGCGGTTTATAAAAACGGTGACGATCCGATTCCGGCTTTTGAACGGGTTTATATCGGCGGTATGAGTACACTTCGCGGCTATGATTACGAAGACGCTTCGACTCTCGACCCCAGAACGCAGGAAGTCATCGGGGCAACGAAAGCCGTTTACGGCTCTGTTGAATATATTTGGCGTATCAGTGAAGAATACAGCATCGCCGCCGTGCCTTTCTTTGACTTTGCGACATTGTCTGATGAAACGTATGAAACGCTTTTTGATAAGAATTTTTATTCAGCAGGCTTGGAAGTGCGGTGGAACTCTCCGCTCGGAGATTTGCGGTTCGCTTACGGTTTCCCGCTTACCGATGCCTATAATGGCGAAAGTTTGAACGGACGTTTCGAATTTACCATGGGCAGGGCATTTTAA